A region from the Natronorubrum halophilum genome encodes:
- a CDS encoding winged helix-turn-helix domain-containing protein — protein sequence MAAETAYTTSTPDDGDLEQYVDQRLFDGSMGTLADHATRKAALGDERRYAILFLLRERDEVARAELAGAIDDDSFDLSHHLGKLVDVGLVARTGAPDDGDGRQTFYKITHLGRQEIDADRRNITGVDPS from the coding sequence ATGGCCGCTGAAACCGCTTACACGACGTCCACGCCCGACGACGGCGATCTCGAACAGTACGTTGACCAGCGGCTCTTCGACGGCAGTATGGGAACGCTCGCCGATCACGCCACCCGAAAAGCAGCGCTCGGCGACGAGAGACGGTACGCGATCCTGTTCCTCCTCCGGGAACGAGACGAGGTCGCGCGAGCGGAACTCGCCGGCGCGATCGACGATGACAGCTTCGACCTCAGCCACCACCTCGGCAAACTCGTCGACGTCGGGCTCGTCGCGCGGACCGGCGCACCCGACGACGGTGACGGCCGCCAGACGTTCTACAAGATCACGCATCTCGGACGCCAGGAGATCGACGCGGATCGTCGCAACATCACCGGCGTCGACCCCTCGTAG
- a CDS encoding DUF5785 family protein — translation MDWPHDPDGEEASEGMRKFDMRIIADKVDDEEDFPMKRDEFVAEHGDDPIRINYKRVVPMREIFEYVEPEEFETILDMHKAVGNAMRAGDFWEYHPKGADPEKKHA, via the coding sequence ATGGACTGGCCACACGATCCCGACGGCGAGGAAGCGAGCGAAGGGATGCGCAAGTTTGACATGCGGATCATCGCGGACAAAGTCGACGACGAGGAGGACTTCCCGATGAAGCGCGACGAGTTCGTCGCGGAGCACGGCGACGATCCGATCCGGATCAACTACAAGCGGGTCGTCCCGATGCGCGAAATCTTCGAGTACGTCGAACCGGAGGAGTTCGAGACGATCCTCGACATGCACAAGGCGGTCGGCAACGCGATGCGCGCTGGCGATTTCTGGGAGTACCACCCGAAGGGTGCCGACCCGGAAAAGAAACACGCCTGA
- a CDS encoding GTP cyclohydrolase III, with translation MTTTQVTLVQIDNYGPWTVTPEPRREADLQTLQSRLYADISQFVGNRGGYTFFTRFDNMIAVTNGLDLADHALLQESVGNRYPVTLSFGVATDASPVRALADATKYVQDAGSAQDKNRQECLEGRVLEDDHRTDEDVQIAHFDVINATGQYTDELNAFDTFIEIEQGYAELMRHMRYAHESLSFFVGGDNIIVVCPELTEADYEEAVSHVEEAVDVELQVGAGRGTSAHDAGFAAKHALECCRANGTRVELDWE, from the coding sequence GTGACTACTACGCAGGTGACGCTCGTTCAGATCGACAACTACGGGCCGTGGACGGTGACACCGGAGCCCCGACGGGAGGCTGATCTGCAGACGCTTCAGTCCCGGCTCTACGCCGACATCTCTCAGTTCGTCGGGAACCGCGGCGGCTACACCTTCTTCACTCGCTTCGACAACATGATCGCCGTCACGAACGGCCTCGACCTCGCGGACCACGCGCTCCTTCAGGAGTCCGTCGGCAACCGCTACCCCGTGACGCTCAGTTTCGGCGTCGCGACCGACGCCAGCCCCGTACGGGCCCTCGCAGACGCGACGAAGTACGTCCAGGACGCCGGCAGCGCACAGGACAAGAACCGACAGGAGTGTCTCGAGGGGCGCGTCCTTGAAGACGATCACCGAACCGACGAGGACGTCCAGATCGCACACTTCGACGTCATCAACGCGACCGGCCAGTACACCGACGAACTCAACGCCTTCGACACGTTCATCGAGATCGAACAGGGGTACGCCGAACTCATGCGCCACATGCGCTACGCCCACGAGAGCCTCTCCTTTTTCGTCGGCGGCGACAACATCATCGTCGTCTGTCCGGAGCTCACGGAAGCGGACTACGAGGAGGCGGTCTCTCACGTCGAAGAAGCCGTCGACGTCGAACTGCAGGTGGGTGCCGGTCGCGGTACGAGCGCCCACGACGCCGGATTCGCCGCGAAACACGCCCTCGAGTGCTGTCGAGCCAACGGCACCCGAGTCGAACTCGACTGGGAATAG
- a CDS encoding CBS domain-containing protein — translation MESELSVRDVLTTEYVGVSESDTVRGAVELMRQERASCVLVVRGSDPVGIMTEWDVLGVVADDHEPSDTTIGDVMTSPVITFGSNRSLTDAASTMARENIRNIVVEDGDGVIGLLTQRDVIAAAGSFQAAMKPTRSSALEESRSTDERVGQIAPESGEETESTLLPNGGDEYTTQGVCEACGTLADALWDANGQLVCADCRTV, via the coding sequence ATGGAATCGGAACTGTCGGTCAGGGATGTCCTGACGACCGAATACGTCGGTGTCAGCGAATCGGACACCGTTCGCGGCGCAGTCGAGTTGATGCGTCAAGAGCGAGCGAGTTGCGTCCTCGTCGTTCGCGGCAGCGACCCCGTCGGCATCATGACCGAGTGGGACGTGCTCGGCGTCGTTGCCGATGACCACGAACCGTCCGACACCACCATCGGCGACGTGATGACGTCGCCCGTCATCACGTTCGGTTCGAACCGATCGCTAACCGACGCGGCCAGCACGATGGCCCGCGAGAACATCCGCAACATCGTGGTCGAAGACGGCGACGGCGTGATCGGGTTGCTCACCCAGCGAGACGTCATCGCCGCCGCGGGCTCGTTCCAGGCCGCGATGAAACCGACGCGCTCGAGCGCGCTCGAGGAGAGTCGATCGACGGACGAGCGTGTCGGACAGATCGCGCCCGAATCCGGCGAGGAGACCGAGTCGACGCTGCTCCCGAACGGCGGCGACGAGTACACCACCCAGGGAGTCTGTGAGGCCTGCGGAACCCTCGCAGATGCGCTGTGGGATGCAAACGGCCAGCTGGTCTGTGCGGATTGCCGGACGGTTTGA
- a CDS encoding phosphoglycerate kinase, with the protein MTDTLDDLDVEGTTVGVRVDVNSPIGDDDTLADDARLRAHVDTLSELLDRGGRVAVLAHQGRPGGDDFVSLESHADRLSELLERPVEYVDATFSDAARDAVIDLENGDCVVLENTRFYSEEYMEFEPERAAQTHLVAGLAPVLDAYVNDAFAAAHRSQPSLVGFPTVLPGYAGRVMESELDVLGSIEETPEPRVYCLGGAKVTDSIDVAWNVLEKGLADHVLTAGVVGNVFLIADGVDLGDASSDFIYDQGYWDEIDRAADLLDAYGEHVAIPRDVAVERDGERHEIGVNALPPGNGEAAMDIGESTLSYYRRILENAGTVILNGPAGVFEEAAFETGTRELYNAATDVETSIVGGGDTASALRRLGLEGFSHVSTGGGAALRMLTAEPLPAVTALDDGPYQQQPADD; encoded by the coding sequence ATGACCGATACCCTCGACGACCTCGACGTCGAAGGGACTACCGTCGGCGTTCGCGTCGACGTCAACAGCCCCATCGGTGACGATGACACGCTCGCCGACGACGCCCGACTGCGTGCCCACGTCGACACCCTCTCGGAACTGCTCGATCGTGGCGGCCGGGTCGCCGTCCTCGCCCACCAGGGCCGTCCCGGCGGTGACGACTTCGTCTCTCTCGAGTCCCACGCGGACCGCCTCTCGGAACTTCTCGAGCGTCCCGTCGAGTACGTCGATGCGACGTTCAGCGACGCCGCCCGCGACGCCGTCATCGACCTCGAAAACGGCGACTGCGTCGTCCTCGAGAACACGCGCTTCTACAGCGAGGAGTACATGGAGTTCGAGCCCGAGCGAGCGGCCCAGACGCATCTCGTGGCAGGGCTCGCGCCGGTACTCGACGCCTACGTCAACGATGCGTTCGCCGCGGCCCACCGCTCACAGCCGTCGCTCGTCGGATTTCCGACCGTACTGCCCGGCTACGCCGGCCGCGTGATGGAGTCCGAACTCGACGTGCTGGGGTCGATCGAGGAGACGCCCGAACCGCGCGTCTACTGCCTCGGCGGCGCGAAAGTCACCGACTCGATCGACGTCGCCTGGAACGTCCTCGAGAAGGGCCTCGCCGATCACGTCCTGACCGCGGGCGTCGTCGGCAACGTCTTCCTCATCGCCGACGGCGTCGACCTCGGCGACGCGAGTTCCGACTTCATCTACGATCAGGGCTACTGGGACGAGATCGATCGCGCCGCCGACCTGCTCGACGCCTACGGCGAGCACGTCGCGATCCCGCGCGACGTGGCCGTCGAGCGCGACGGCGAACGACACGAAATCGGCGTCAACGCCCTCCCGCCGGGGAACGGCGAGGCCGCGATGGACATCGGCGAATCGACGCTCTCGTACTATCGGCGGATTCTCGAGAACGCCGGCACGGTGATCCTCAACGGTCCCGCCGGCGTCTTCGAGGAGGCGGCCTTCGAGACCGGAACCCGAGAGCTCTACAACGCTGCGACGGACGTCGAGACGAGCATCGTCGGCGGCGGCGACACCGCCTCGGCCCTGCGACGGCTCGGCCTCGAGGGGTTCTCCCACGTCAGCACCGGCGGCGGTGCCGCGTTACGGATGCTCACTGCGGAACCACTGCCTGCCGTCACAGCACTCGACGATGGTCCCTACCAACAACAGCCAGCCGACGATTGA
- a CDS encoding GNAT family N-acetyltransferase → MVPTNNSQPTIEIEHASQDDIEAVTDLWVRLARDQREYESYVRAADNRETMRATLSAHQVNGGLLVARLDREVIGFTSFTIERGSLELDGTRGLLSNLYVDPAARDRGVGSALLEAAEETLREQGADVMILEVMAENEDARRFYRRQGYDTYRVAMERSLEDEGASENDTHSKEDG, encoded by the coding sequence ATGGTCCCTACCAACAACAGCCAGCCGACGATTGAGATCGAACACGCGTCTCAGGACGATATCGAGGCGGTCACGGATCTCTGGGTTCGCCTCGCTCGCGACCAGCGCGAGTACGAGTCCTACGTCCGGGCTGCCGACAACCGCGAGACGATGCGTGCCACCCTCTCAGCCCACCAGGTCAACGGCGGCCTGCTCGTTGCCCGCCTCGATAGGGAGGTTATCGGCTTTACCTCCTTCACCATCGAACGTGGCTCGCTCGAACTCGACGGCACCCGCGGGCTCCTCTCGAACCTGTACGTCGATCCTGCCGCCCGCGATCGGGGCGTCGGGTCGGCACTACTCGAGGCCGCCGAGGAGACCCTCCGTGAACAGGGCGCGGACGTGATGATCCTCGAGGTGATGGCCGAAAACGAGGACGCGCGGCGGTTTTACAGGCGACAGGGGTACGACACCTACCGGGTCGCGATGGAGCGCTCGCTCGAGGACGAGGGGGCGTCCGAAAACGATACACATTCAAAGGAGGACGGCTAA
- a CDS encoding sensor histidine kinase translates to MGESESVTLPEIFDDLTVGIIVHDPQTGEILDVNDQIEQLYGHSSAVIREMNVEDFTAPSTRFSQNEAVRLIQAAANGDPQTFEWRVERVNGELLWVCAHLKRTTIDATPVVIAEIRDITRYKARERRLRLLSRVVRHNLRNETNLLMGYADRIQSAIKEDTFETEIGTILDIAAEIGSLSDSIRQIEEIAEPSATQRHPMNIGDVVREQVKEGRSEYPKADLTVDVRSEVHVNADRALHYAIRHAIENAIVHNDRETPSVTVVITEDANAGQGEIRFIDNGPFIPEIEIDALDDEVPTSSTYHGSGVGLWVMKWCVDSLGGELSFERRSPRGNVVRFLLPQASAAERPS, encoded by the coding sequence ATGGGCGAATCAGAATCGGTAACGCTCCCCGAAATATTCGATGATCTAACTGTCGGGATTATCGTGCACGATCCACAAACAGGTGAAATCCTCGACGTGAACGATCAGATAGAACAGCTGTACGGACACTCCAGTGCAGTGATTCGGGAGATGAACGTAGAAGATTTCACCGCACCTTCGACAAGATTTTCCCAAAACGAGGCGGTTCGTCTGATCCAGGCCGCTGCTAATGGCGATCCACAGACGTTCGAATGGCGCGTCGAGCGCGTGAACGGTGAACTGCTGTGGGTCTGTGCCCATCTCAAACGGACGACGATCGACGCAACCCCGGTCGTCATCGCAGAAATCCGCGACATAACCAGATACAAGGCTCGGGAGCGCCGGTTACGCCTTTTGAGCAGGGTGGTTCGACACAACCTCCGAAACGAGACGAACCTTCTTATGGGATACGCCGATCGTATCCAATCCGCGATCAAAGAGGATACGTTCGAAACGGAGATCGGGACGATCCTGGATATCGCCGCCGAAATCGGGTCGTTGAGCGACTCGATCCGCCAGATCGAGGAAATCGCGGAACCTAGCGCGACGCAGCGCCATCCGATGAACATCGGCGACGTCGTCCGAGAACAAGTCAAAGAGGGGCGATCCGAGTATCCGAAGGCCGATCTGACCGTCGATGTCCGGTCGGAGGTCCACGTGAACGCGGATCGCGCACTCCACTACGCGATCAGACACGCCATCGAGAACGCCATTGTCCACAACGATCGCGAGACTCCGTCCGTAACGGTGGTTATCACCGAGGATGCGAATGCCGGCCAGGGAGAGATTCGGTTCATCGATAACGGGCCGTTCATTCCCGAGATCGAAATCGACGCACTCGACGACGAAGTACCGACGAGTAGCACCTATCACGGCTCCGGCGTCGGTCTCTGGGTGATGAAGTGGTGCGTCGACTCCCTCGGCGGTGAACTCTCCTTCGAGCGACGCTCCCCGCGGGGAAACGTCGTCCGCTTTTTACTCCCGCAAGCCAGTGCTGCCGAGCGGCCGTCGTAA
- a CDS encoding universal stress protein — MYQDVLIPTDGSDGTRQSISHGLTIADRFDATIHALSVVPEGPLGTLQNGTATPAAYRAVERIESEATREGIETVTAVERGVPHEEILEYADEHDIDMIVMGTQGRTGLDRVLVGSVTERVVRMADVPVVTVRLTDDIRIEDAEEAEKIAREALAAEETGIDAGDLTVLEDPHRTSASWIVPLETDSKTVHVHVDALTGETRVARRDS, encoded by the coding sequence ATGTACCAGGACGTTCTTATCCCGACGGACGGGAGCGACGGGACCCGCCAATCGATCTCTCACGGCCTGACGATCGCGGATCGCTTCGATGCGACGATTCACGCCCTGTCGGTCGTGCCGGAGGGGCCACTCGGCACGCTCCAGAACGGCACGGCGACACCCGCCGCCTACCGGGCGGTCGAACGCATCGAGTCCGAAGCGACTCGAGAGGGGATCGAGACCGTGACGGCGGTCGAGCGAGGGGTTCCCCACGAGGAAATCCTCGAGTACGCCGACGAACACGATATCGACATGATCGTCATGGGGACGCAGGGACGGACCGGTCTCGACCGGGTCCTCGTCGGTAGCGTGACCGAACGGGTCGTCCGCATGGCTGACGTGCCGGTCGTGACCGTTCGCCTGACCGACGACATCCGGATCGAAGACGCCGAAGAAGCCGAGAAGATCGCTCGAGAGGCGCTCGCAGCCGAGGAGACGGGGATCGACGCGGGGGATCTTACCGTCCTCGAGGACCCGCATCGAACTAGCGCCTCCTGGATCGTTCCCCTCGAGACCGATTCGAAAACCGTCCACGTCCACGTCGACGCGCTCACAGGCGAGACGCGAGTCGCCAGACGCGATTCGTAG
- a CDS encoding DUF6159 family protein, producing MTGRFRDGVAVTNASLDVFRKRPRLAVLPLLSLAAVGSAYAVLAVAILRYELVGALFTSSLVRYGVLFVALAVSSGVGIFFNAAVVHCATRQFAGEETSVSEGVAAAWEARTAIVKWGLVSATIGTVLYIAEDNVPGVGTLTRSVLDLGWALLTFFIVPVIVTDRTGSLRSDLRKSGDAFSRTWGESLTATIGIGLALLPVSLLGVCLLVYAYLFATGPTAFVAGVLGGLLLVATIVVTQVLGMIIRAALYRYAVTGDPVGPLVDLEPGQLFDER from the coding sequence ATGACCGGACGGTTTCGAGACGGTGTGGCGGTTACTAACGCCAGCCTCGACGTGTTTCGGAAGCGCCCACGACTCGCGGTCCTTCCCCTGCTGAGTCTCGCCGCGGTCGGGAGTGCGTACGCGGTTCTCGCCGTCGCGATCCTCCGCTACGAACTCGTCGGTGCGCTGTTTACGAGCAGTCTCGTTCGGTACGGCGTACTATTCGTCGCGCTCGCGGTTTCCTCCGGCGTTGGGATTTTCTTCAACGCCGCGGTGGTCCACTGCGCGACGCGGCAGTTCGCCGGCGAGGAGACGTCGGTGAGCGAGGGGGTGGCCGCTGCCTGGGAGGCCCGCACCGCGATCGTGAAGTGGGGACTCGTCTCCGCGACGATCGGAACCGTCCTCTACATCGCCGAGGACAACGTCCCCGGCGTCGGTACGCTCACGAGGTCCGTTCTCGATTTGGGGTGGGCGCTTCTGACGTTCTTCATCGTCCCGGTGATCGTCACGGACCGGACGGGATCGCTCCGATCCGACCTGCGAAAGAGCGGCGACGCGTTCTCTCGAACGTGGGGCGAAAGCCTCACCGCCACGATCGGGATCGGGCTGGCACTGCTCCCAGTGAGCCTGCTCGGCGTCTGTTTGCTCGTGTACGCCTATCTCTTCGCGACGGGTCCCACCGCGTTCGTCGCAGGCGTACTCGGCGGCCTGCTCCTCGTCGCGACCATCGTCGTCACGCAGGTTCTCGGTATGATCATCCGCGCCGCACTCTACCGGTACGCGGTGACCGGAGACCCCGTCGGCCCGCTCGTCGACCTCGAACCCGGGCAGCTCTTCGACGAGCGCTGA
- a CDS encoding long-chain-fatty-acid--CoA ligase, whose translation MTNIVTNIAAAVEAHGENTAIGYQGSETSYEEFWGQTGAFAAALEERGVGADDRVAIYLPNVPPFLIAFHGTLRAGGTVVPMNPQYKAREIGHLLGDSEAKVVVALADLVPFVAEVQDETSVEHIVSVGGDAEGAIALEEFLEPGDPDIVDRADDDVAVQPYTSGTTGQPKGVQLTHANLTSNANAASELIPDGIREDDKQLGVLPLFHIYGMTVVMNSTLFNGGAYYPMASWDAQEAVSLIEDEQLTLMHGVPAMYNDVINQPDAEAFDLSSLRLCGVGGSGIPVEVLRRFEELYEPTIYEGYGLTETSPITHFNSPIEGRRIGSIGKTVPGVDSKVVDSAKRSSADRSGGDFEEVPPVERGPLDEDEADLHEITGEIVVAGPNVMKGYYGLPEANEEAFTEEGGRRWFHTGDIGYHDEDGFFYVVDREKHMIVTGGYNVYPREVEELLFEHEAVADAAVAGIPDERRGETIKAFIVPRPDADVTADEIREYCLTSLAEYKHPREVEFVEELPRTTTGKVQKFKLREEETGAT comes from the coding sequence ATGACAAATATTGTCACTAATATCGCGGCCGCCGTCGAGGCGCACGGCGAGAATACCGCGATCGGGTATCAGGGGTCTGAAACGAGCTACGAGGAGTTCTGGGGGCAAACTGGGGCCTTCGCCGCTGCGCTCGAGGAACGAGGGGTGGGGGCGGATGATCGGGTTGCGATCTATCTGCCGAACGTTCCGCCGTTTCTGATCGCCTTCCACGGGACGCTGCGGGCCGGCGGGACCGTCGTCCCGATGAACCCCCAGTACAAGGCGCGTGAGATCGGCCACCTGCTCGGAGACAGCGAGGCCAAAGTGGTCGTCGCGCTGGCCGATCTCGTTCCGTTCGTCGCAGAGGTACAGGACGAGACGAGCGTCGAACATATCGTGAGCGTTGGTGGCGACGCGGAGGGTGCGATCGCGCTCGAGGAATTCCTCGAGCCGGGCGATCCCGACATCGTCGATCGGGCCGACGACGACGTCGCCGTCCAGCCGTACACCTCGGGGACGACGGGTCAGCCGAAGGGCGTCCAGCTCACCCACGCGAACCTCACGTCGAACGCGAACGCCGCGTCGGAACTGATCCCGGACGGGATCCGTGAAGACGACAAACAGCTCGGCGTGCTCCCGCTGTTCCACATCTACGGGATGACCGTCGTGATGAACTCGACGCTGTTCAACGGCGGAGCCTACTACCCGATGGCCTCGTGGGACGCTCAGGAGGCGGTCTCGCTCATCGAGGACGAGCAACTCACGCTGATGCACGGCGTGCCCGCGATGTACAACGACGTCATCAACCAGCCCGACGCCGAGGCGTTCGATCTGTCGTCGCTGCGGCTGTGCGGTGTCGGCGGATCGGGCATTCCGGTCGAGGTCCTGCGCCGGTTCGAGGAGCTGTACGAGCCGACGATCTACGAGGGATACGGCCTGACCGAGACGAGTCCGATCACCCACTTCAACAGCCCGATCGAAGGGCGACGCATCGGCAGCATCGGCAAGACCGTTCCGGGGGTCGACTCGAAGGTCGTCGATAGCGCGAAACGAAGCTCCGCCGACCGTTCGGGCGGCGACTTCGAGGAAGTCCCGCCGGTCGAGAGAGGACCGCTCGACGAGGACGAGGCCGACCTCCACGAGATCACCGGCGAGATCGTCGTCGCCGGCCCCAACGTGATGAAAGGCTACTACGGCCTGCCCGAGGCCAACGAGGAGGCGTTCACCGAGGAGGGCGGCCGACGGTGGTTCCACACCGGCGATATCGGCTACCACGACGAGGACGGCTTCTTCTACGTCGTCGACCGCGAGAAACACATGATCGTCACGGGCGGCTACAACGTCTATCCGCGCGAGGTCGAGGAGTTGCTCTTCGAGCACGAGGCCGTCGCCGACGCCGCCGTCGCCGGCATTCCGGACGAGCGCCGGGGCGAGACCATCAAGGCCTTCATCGTTCCGAGACCCGACGCAGACGTGACGGCCGACGAGATCAGGGAGTACTGCCTGACCAGCCTCGCCGAGTACAAACACCCGCGCGAGGTCGAGTTCGTCGAGGAACTCCCGCGGACGACGACCGGAAAGGTCCAGAAGTTCAAACTCCGCGAGGAAGAGACGGGGGCGACATAA
- a CDS encoding enoyl-CoA hydratase-related protein, which produces MALGEAVRLEIEADGPATITLDQPDRRNALSAAISTGILEALEEIEGSDARCVILEGSGGSFSAGGDIERMVAGIENDIPADEQVRRLERSSNELITRLVKFPVPTIALVDGAAVGAGANLALACDIQLASERAAFGFVFRQVGLSVDAGTSYLLPRVVGENVAKELVLTGDIIGADRADDLGLVNHVYDDDEFDAEVEAFVEKIVSGPPVALRHANRLIGEGVEKSLEQALTDEAIAQGLAFDTDDHEEGVTAFFEDRDPEYQGR; this is translated from the coding sequence ATGGCGCTCGGCGAAGCAGTCCGCCTCGAGATCGAGGCCGACGGTCCCGCGACGATCACGCTCGACCAACCTGATCGCCGTAACGCCCTCTCCGCGGCGATCAGCACCGGCATCCTGGAGGCGCTCGAGGAGATCGAGGGCAGCGACGCCCGCTGTGTGATCCTCGAGGGCTCCGGTGGCTCGTTTTCCGCCGGCGGCGACATCGAGCGGATGGTCGCGGGCATCGAGAACGATATTCCGGCCGACGAGCAGGTTCGCCGCCTCGAGCGCTCGTCGAACGAACTGATAACGCGACTGGTGAAGTTCCCGGTGCCGACGATCGCGCTGGTCGACGGGGCCGCCGTCGGCGCGGGGGCGAACCTCGCGCTCGCCTGTGACATCCAACTCGCCAGCGAACGGGCGGCCTTCGGCTTCGTCTTCCGACAGGTCGGCCTGAGCGTCGACGCCGGCACCTCATACCTGCTGCCGCGCGTCGTCGGCGAGAACGTCGCCAAGGAACTCGTGTTGACCGGCGACATCATCGGTGCCGACCGCGCGGACGATCTCGGCCTCGTGAATCACGTCTACGACGACGACGAGTTCGACGCGGAAGTCGAGGCCTTCGTCGAGAAGATCGTCTCCGGACCCCCGGTCGCACTCCGTCACGCGAACCGACTGATCGGCGAGGGCGTAGAGAAATCGCTCGAGCAGGCGCTGACCGACGAAGCGATCGCGCAGGGGCTCGCATTCGACACGGACGACCACGAGGAGGGCGTCACCGCCTTCTTCGAGGACCGCGATCCCGAGTACCAAGGTCGCTGA
- a CDS encoding dCTP deaminase/dUTPase family protein translates to MSAENPLVDVVDNLVYEPTQVHEHGIDLTVSAIYRVAGPGSLDFGGDELEDADLEPVPTDLRDPDDEFGWWNLEGGQYVIQHNEFLTDLEEPAQLQPRNELLARGGSHPSVLVASHLPLMPLTVADGGLRIKENARVSTLIPTGARSARTE, encoded by the coding sequence ATGTCCGCCGAGAATCCCCTCGTCGACGTCGTCGACAATCTCGTCTACGAACCGACACAGGTTCACGAGCACGGCATCGATCTGACGGTCAGCGCGATCTATCGCGTCGCCGGCCCCGGCAGCCTCGACTTCGGGGGTGACGAACTCGAGGACGCCGACCTCGAGCCGGTTCCCACCGACCTCCGCGACCCGGACGACGAGTTCGGCTGGTGGAACCTGGAGGGCGGCCAGTACGTCATCCAGCACAACGAGTTCCTGACCGATCTCGAGGAACCCGCACAGCTTCAGCCGCGAAACGAACTGTTGGCTCGCGGCGGCTCGCACCCGTCGGTGCTGGTCGCCTCGCACCTGCCGTTGATGCCGCTGACCGTCGCCGACGGCGGGTTGCGGATCAAGGAGAACGCACGGGTGTCGACGCTGATCCCGACCGGCGCGCGGAGCGCTCGGACCGAGTAA
- a CDS encoding MOSC domain-containing protein: MPHLQRIRVHPIKSLDAVSVPEAEIVDNGGLTWDRRYAIVEQSSGESAAIESETRYVNGKRERRIHGLEAAYDLERETVTVGEADSDETHTFHLELDRDCFATWLSEYFGYGVAVVRDDEGGFPDDTDASGPTVISTGTLEAVASWYDDIDAAELCRRLRPNLVVDDAPAFWEDRLYDAPGRVVPFEIGAVALRGVNPCQRCVVPTRDPDTGEETEGFRETFVERRRATLPEWAGEAWFDHYFRLMVNTHVPESSWNETLSVDDPVVVGETLADPNPAD; the protein is encoded by the coding sequence ATGCCCCACCTCCAGCGCATTCGCGTGCATCCGATCAAGTCCCTCGATGCGGTATCCGTCCCCGAAGCCGAAATCGTCGATAACGGCGGGTTGACGTGGGACCGACGGTACGCGATCGTCGAGCAGTCGTCGGGCGAATCGGCGGCAATCGAGTCGGAGACCAGATACGTCAACGGCAAGCGAGAGCGGCGGATCCACGGACTCGAGGCCGCGTACGACCTCGAGCGCGAGACGGTCACGGTCGGCGAGGCTGACAGCGACGAAACGCACACGTTCCACCTCGAACTCGATCGGGACTGCTTCGCCACGTGGCTCTCGGAGTACTTCGGCTACGGGGTGGCGGTCGTCCGCGACGACGAGGGCGGTTTTCCCGACGATACGGACGCGTCGGGACCGACCGTCATCAGCACGGGCACGCTCGAAGCGGTCGCCTCGTGGTACGACGACATCGACGCCGCCGAGTTGTGTCGTCGGCTGCGGCCGAACCTCGTCGTGGACGACGCGCCCGCGTTCTGGGAAGACCGGCTCTACGACGCGCCCGGGCGGGTCGTCCCCTTCGAGATCGGGGCGGTCGCGCTACGCGGCGTCAATCCGTGCCAGCGGTGCGTCGTTCCGACGCGGGACCCCGACACGGGCGAGGAGACCGAGGGCTTCCGGGAAACGTTCGTCGAGCGTCGCCGGGCGACCCTTCCCGAATGGGCCGGGGAGGCGTGGTTCGATCACTACTTCCGACTGATGGTCAACACGCACGTCCCGGAATCGTCGTGGAACGAGACGCTGTCCGTCGACGACCCGGTCGTCGTCGGCGAAACGCTCGCGGATCCGAACCCGGCCGATTGA